A DNA window from Pseudoalteromonas marina contains the following coding sequences:
- a CDS encoding oxidoreductase-like domain-containing protein encodes MTDLTTQIPQKPEKPKSDECCGSGNCYSCVWDEYREKLATWKLTNLQTKTKNQDDI; translated from the coding sequence ATGACTGATTTAACAACTCAAATTCCACAAAAACCTGAAAAACCAAAATCTGATGAATGTTGCGGCAGTGGCAATTGTTATTCATGTGTGTGGGATGAATATAGAGAAAAATTAGCAACATGGAAATTAACAAATTTGCAAACTAAAACAAAAAACCAGGATGACATTTAA